A stretch of Imperialibacter roseus DNA encodes these proteins:
- the leuB gene encoding 3-isopropylmalate dehydrogenase gives MQYKIATLPGDGIGPEIVDQAIKVLKAIGEKYGHSFDFQFALTGAAAIDKVGEPYPDATHEICMAADAVLFGAIGDPKYDNDPKAKVRPEQGLLGMRKKLGLYANIRPVATFPSLIDKSPLKNDRVEGADFVVVRELTGGIYFGQPRGRTEDQKTAFDTCVYSVDEIERILKLAFEYAGKRNKRLTVVDKANVLASSRLWREVSQRMEKDYPEITVDYMFVDNAAMQLIQWPKKFDVMVTENMFGDILSDEASVITGSLGLLPSASVGLHTSVFEPIHGSYPQAAGKNIANPVATILSAAMLLESFNLLDEARKIKDAVNASLDANFVTEDISKEASKSTSEVGDWVADWVKKN, from the coding sequence ATGCAGTATAAAATAGCCACCCTTCCGGGAGACGGAATAGGCCCGGAGATCGTAGATCAGGCCATCAAAGTATTGAAAGCCATCGGTGAAAAATACGGACATAGTTTTGACTTTCAGTTTGCCCTGACCGGTGCAGCTGCCATCGACAAAGTAGGTGAGCCTTACCCTGATGCTACCCACGAAATCTGCATGGCTGCTGATGCGGTGCTTTTCGGCGCTATTGGCGACCCTAAGTATGACAACGATCCTAAAGCCAAAGTAAGACCTGAGCAGGGCTTGCTGGGCATGAGAAAGAAGCTTGGCCTGTATGCCAACATTCGCCCGGTGGCTACCTTCCCCTCGCTCATCGACAAGAGCCCATTGAAGAACGACCGGGTAGAAGGCGCTGACTTTGTGGTGGTGCGTGAGTTGACAGGCGGTATCTACTTCGGTCAGCCAAGAGGCAGAACTGAAGACCAGAAGACGGCTTTTGATACCTGCGTGTACTCGGTAGATGAAATAGAAAGAATATTGAAGCTGGCGTTTGAGTATGCTGGTAAAAGAAATAAGCGACTGACCGTTGTCGACAAAGCCAATGTGCTGGCCAGCTCCCGTTTGTGGAGGGAAGTATCGCAGCGCATGGAGAAAGACTACCCAGAGATCACTGTCGACTACATGTTTGTCGACAACGCTGCCATGCAGTTGATCCAGTGGCCTAAGAAATTTGACGTGATGGTGACAGAGAACATGTTCGGGGATATCCTTTCTGATGAAGCCAGTGTGATTACTGGTTCACTTGGTTTGTTGCCGTCAGCGTCTGTTGGTTTGCATACGTCTGTGTTTGAGCCTATCCACGGTTCTTACCCTCAGGCAGCTGGCAAAAACATCGCTAACCCTGTGGCAACCATCCTTTCGGCGGCTATGTTGCTCGAATCCTTCAATCTACTGGATGAAGCCAGGAAGATAAAAGACGCCGTGAACGCTTCGCTGGATGCGAATTTCGTGACTGAAGACATCAGCAAGGAAGCTTCCAAGTCGACCTCTGAAGTTGGTGACTGGGTAGCTGATTGGGTGAAGAAGAATTGA
- a CDS encoding aldehyde dehydrogenase family protein, with product MQKGFQIISPVDGSVYAERSYATDSEVDAAVAKSCYSFPSWRKTTLEKRAEICRKAVQYFVDHADDWGMEITMQMGRPVRYTPNEIKGGFKDRAEFMITSAFDALKDKEVSQKEGFKRFIRKEPLGTVLVLAPWNYPYLTSVNVVIPAIMAGNTVILKHAEQTALCAERYAEAFKAAGLPDGVFQFLHISHAQVADLIHDSRIAYVAFTGSVEGGRAIQEAAGDRFITAGLELGGKDPAYVREDADLAFAVENLVDGAFFNSGQSCCGIERIYVHQSKYDEFVKAFAEMTKTYKVADPRKADTTLGPMVRPSNMAKAQQQVKEAVAKGAKLLVSAIDFPEMSAPYLAPHVLVDVNHTMEIMSEESFAPIVGIMPVKDDEEAIRLMNDSQYGLTASIWTKDVDKALSIGNEVETGTWFMNRCDYLDPELAWTGVKNSGKGYTLSSLGYDALTRPKSFHLRVS from the coding sequence ATGCAAAAAGGTTTTCAAATCATCAGCCCGGTCGATGGGTCGGTTTACGCCGAAAGGAGTTACGCTACGGATTCTGAAGTAGATGCCGCTGTAGCCAAATCCTGTTATTCGTTTCCTTCGTGGCGAAAAACAACACTGGAAAAGAGAGCTGAAATTTGCCGCAAAGCTGTGCAGTACTTTGTCGACCATGCCGACGACTGGGGCATGGAAATTACGATGCAAATGGGTAGGCCGGTGCGTTATACGCCTAACGAAATCAAAGGCGGTTTCAAAGACCGGGCAGAGTTTATGATCACCTCTGCTTTTGACGCATTGAAAGACAAAGAAGTATCGCAAAAAGAAGGCTTCAAACGCTTTATTCGGAAAGAGCCGTTGGGCACTGTACTTGTGCTGGCCCCCTGGAATTACCCTTATCTCACGTCCGTGAATGTGGTGATACCTGCGATCATGGCTGGTAACACAGTCATATTGAAGCATGCCGAGCAAACAGCCCTTTGCGCTGAGCGATATGCTGAGGCATTCAAAGCCGCCGGACTACCCGACGGCGTTTTTCAGTTTTTGCACATCAGCCACGCCCAGGTTGCCGACCTGATCCACGATTCAAGAATTGCTTACGTGGCATTCACTGGCTCCGTGGAAGGCGGTCGTGCCATTCAGGAAGCGGCTGGTGACAGGTTCATTACGGCAGGGTTGGAGCTGGGAGGAAAAGATCCAGCGTATGTGCGGGAAGATGCAGATCTCGCTTTTGCAGTAGAGAACCTGGTGGATGGGGCCTTCTTCAATTCAGGACAAAGCTGTTGCGGTATCGAGCGGATTTACGTGCACCAATCGAAATATGATGAATTCGTAAAGGCCTTTGCTGAAATGACAAAAACCTACAAGGTAGCCGACCCTCGCAAAGCTGACACTACGCTGGGACCAATGGTAAGGCCTTCCAACATGGCCAAAGCCCAGCAACAAGTGAAAGAAGCAGTGGCCAAAGGAGCCAAACTGTTGGTCAGTGCCATTGACTTTCCGGAGATGTCGGCGCCCTATTTGGCTCCGCATGTTTTGGTAGATGTCAATCACACCATGGAAATCATGTCTGAGGAAAGTTTTGCACCGATTGTAGGCATCATGCCCGTGAAAGACGATGAAGAAGCTATCCGACTGATGAACGATAGCCAGTATGGTTTGACTGCTTCCATCTGGACCAAGGACGTAGACAAAGCCCTTTCTATTGGCAACGAGGTCGAAACCGGCACCTGGTTCATGAACCGTTGCGACTACCTCGACCCTGAGTTAGCCTGGACTGGCGTGAAGAACTCTGGCAAGGGGTACACGCTGTCCTCACTAGGTTACGATGCCCTTACCCGTCCCAAGTCGTTTCACTTGAGAGTATCTTAA
- a CDS encoding glucose 1-dehydrogenase has product MRLKDKVALITGGSSGIGKASAMLFAKEGAKVVVADVNEAGATETVREIKAAGFEAAFVKADVSKAADCENMVKFAEATYGKLNILFNNAGIMDSNDDNAESTSEETWDLTMNINAKGVFLGCKYGIPALKRAGGGSIINTASFVAILGAATPQVAYTASKGAVLSLTRELAVIHARENIRVNALCPGPLKTELLMKFLNTEEKKQRRLVHIPMGRFGESEEMAKSALFLACDDSSYVTGTEFLVDGGITAAYVTPQ; this is encoded by the coding sequence ATGAGACTAAAAGACAAAGTAGCCCTGATTACAGGGGGTAGCAGTGGCATAGGAAAAGCCAGTGCGATGCTGTTTGCAAAAGAAGGTGCCAAAGTAGTAGTGGCCGATGTGAATGAGGCAGGTGCTACAGAGACAGTCAGGGAAATCAAGGCTGCTGGCTTTGAGGCTGCCTTTGTGAAGGCTGACGTATCCAAAGCTGCCGATTGTGAAAATATGGTAAAGTTCGCCGAAGCGACGTATGGCAAGCTGAACATCCTGTTCAACAATGCCGGTATCATGGATTCCAACGACGACAATGCCGAGTCTACCTCAGAAGAAACCTGGGATCTGACGATGAACATCAATGCTAAGGGCGTATTCCTTGGCTGTAAGTACGGCATTCCCGCATTGAAAAGAGCAGGTGGCGGAAGCATCATCAACACCGCTTCCTTCGTGGCGATACTTGGCGCCGCCACACCGCAGGTAGCCTATACCGCCAGTAAAGGCGCTGTGCTTTCGCTAACCAGAGAGCTGGCCGTTATTCACGCCAGAGAAAACATCAGGGTGAATGCATTGTGCCCCGGCCCCCTGAAAACGGAGCTGCTCATGAAGTTTTTGAATACAGAGGAGAAAAAACAACGCCGTTTAGTGCACATTCCAATGGGACGCTTTGGCGAATCTGAGGAAATGGCGAAGTCAGCGTTGTTCCTGGCATGTGATGATTCGTCTTATGTGACAGGTACAGAGTTTCTGGTAGACGGTGGTATCACAGCAGCCTATGTAACCCCACAATAA
- a CDS encoding type II toxin-antitoxin system HicB family antitoxin produces MKTSYQFTAQIEKDKETGLYVGIVPNLPGAHTQAATLDELQTNLKEVVELCLEELSPEELGNLSEFIGFQQISVSV; encoded by the coding sequence ATGAAAACAAGCTATCAGTTCACTGCGCAAATAGAGAAAGACAAAGAAACGGGGCTTTACGTCGGTATCGTACCTAACCTGCCAGGGGCGCATACACAAGCAGCTACATTGGACGAACTACAAACCAACTTAAAGGAGGTGGTGGAACTTTGCCTGGAAGAGTTAAGCCCGGAAGAATTAGGCAATTTATCTGAATTTATAGGCTTCCAGCAAATATCGGTGTCGGTGTGA
- a CDS encoding helix-turn-helix domain-containing protein produces the protein MFIINITIIFVYNKQHFFPVQSKKQVLLPKFQKILEQVGENIKLARKRRKLTTLQVSERAGIDRTTLYHIEKGNPSVSLGAYFNVLRVLGLQDDFLQLAADDEFGRKLQDLELISKKRNG, from the coding sequence TTGTTTATTATCAACATTACCATTATTTTTGTTTATAATAAACAACATTTTTTCCCAGTGCAGTCAAAAAAACAAGTACTCCTTCCCAAATTCCAGAAGATATTAGAGCAAGTTGGGGAAAACATCAAACTTGCCCGCAAACGCCGGAAACTTACGACGTTGCAAGTATCTGAACGTGCTGGTATCGACCGCACTACCTTGTATCATATTGAAAAAGGTAACCCAAGTGTTTCTCTCGGAGCTTATTTTAACGTACTACGGGTATTGGGCCTACAGGATGATTTCTTACAACTTGCAGCAGATGATGAGTTTGGCAGAAAGCTTCAGGATCTGGAACTGATAAGCAAAAAGAGAAATGGCTGA
- a CDS encoding glutamine synthetase family protein: MQVKGMLTLDELKKKVASGEIETVITAFTDHYGRMMGKRYDAEFFLESVVKGGTHACNYLLTTDMEMEPVPGYDFANWELGYGDFHLVPDMKTLRVASWLEETALVVCDVYSDKTHELVPEAPRSLLSGQIKQLKAQGFDSAAATELEYYLFENDYRSAHETGYSQMTPAGWYLEDYHIMQGTRTEQFTAAARKHLKHSGVPVENSKGEWGLGQHELNVQYAESLEMADRHIVYKQCLKELADAMGISVTFMAKFHEDRAGSSSHVHISLWKDGKNLFVGDEEFGPVKASKEFGHFLAGWIKYVPDVMVFYAPTINSYKRFVDGSWAPTRMAWSKDNRTAGFRIVGEGSSLRIECRIPGADCNPYLTLAASLASGLKGMKEKLAPEKCFEGDIYAAAHLPRVPRTLKEAVSLFKQSTFVKEAFGEEVVKHYVHFYETEVADHEKAVSDWERKRYFERI; encoded by the coding sequence ATGCAAGTGAAAGGAATGCTTACACTGGATGAACTGAAAAAGAAAGTCGCCTCTGGGGAGATAGAGACAGTGATCACTGCCTTTACCGATCACTATGGTCGCATGATGGGCAAGCGCTATGATGCTGAGTTCTTTCTGGAAAGTGTGGTAAAAGGCGGGACTCACGCCTGCAACTACCTGCTCACCACCGATATGGAAATGGAGCCGGTTCCTGGCTACGACTTTGCCAACTGGGAGCTGGGTTATGGAGATTTTCATTTGGTGCCCGACATGAAAACACTGCGTGTAGCCAGCTGGCTGGAGGAAACGGCCCTGGTTGTTTGCGACGTGTATTCGGACAAAACACATGAATTAGTGCCAGAGGCACCCCGTTCTTTGCTTTCCGGTCAAATCAAGCAGCTAAAAGCTCAGGGCTTCGATTCTGCTGCGGCTACTGAGCTCGAATATTACCTGTTTGAAAACGATTATCGCTCAGCGCATGAAACTGGCTATAGCCAAATGACTCCTGCCGGTTGGTACCTGGAAGATTACCACATCATGCAAGGTACGAGGACAGAGCAATTTACTGCCGCTGCCCGCAAGCACCTGAAGCATTCTGGTGTGCCAGTGGAGAACTCAAAAGGAGAATGGGGGCTTGGTCAGCACGAACTCAACGTACAATATGCAGAAAGCCTGGAAATGGCAGATCGCCATATCGTATATAAGCAGTGCCTGAAAGAATTGGCCGACGCCATGGGGATTTCTGTCACCTTTATGGCCAAGTTCCATGAGGACAGAGCCGGGAGTAGCTCTCATGTTCATATCAGTCTTTGGAAGGACGGCAAAAACCTTTTTGTTGGCGATGAGGAATTTGGGCCCGTAAAGGCTTCGAAAGAGTTTGGCCATTTTCTGGCTGGCTGGATCAAATATGTGCCTGATGTGATGGTGTTTTATGCGCCAACAATCAACTCCTATAAACGATTTGTGGATGGCAGTTGGGCACCAACCCGCATGGCCTGGAGCAAAGACAACCGAACAGCTGGTTTTCGCATAGTAGGAGAGGGGAGTAGCCTGCGTATCGAGTGCAGAATCCCAGGGGCCGATTGTAATCCGTACCTTACGCTGGCTGCGTCTTTGGCCAGCGGATTGAAAGGCATGAAGGAAAAGCTGGCACCCGAAAAATGCTTCGAAGGAGATATTTATGCAGCTGCTCATTTGCCAAGGGTACCCAGGACTTTGAAAGAGGCAGTGAGCTTGTTTAAGCAAAGCACTTTTGTCAAAGAGGCATTTGGGGAAGAAGTGGTGAAGCATTATGTACACTTCTACGAAACGGAAGTGGCTGATCATGAAAAGGCAGTATCGGACTGGGAGCGGAAAAGGTATTTTGAGAGGATATAG
- the eat gene encoding ethanolamine permease codes for MGETKPESVAVDNKLEPKLGPLMLWGLGVGYVISGMYFGWNLGLAEGGTLGLAIATFFIIIMYVTFTFSYTELACAIPKAGGAFDYANRALGKNLGFLTGMAQNIEFIFAPPAIAAAIGAYFHIFFPAIDTVLIALAAYVIFTSLNIVGVRAAATFELVITILAVVELLIFAGVTLPAFEFKNLQTNSLPNGFQGIFAALPFAIWFFLAIEGVANVAEEARNPQRSILIGFGSAIFTLVVLCVLTFVSSVGVAGWEAIVFPEGGTTASDSPLPLALGKIVGNEHILYHLLITVGLFGLVASFHGIILAAGRSTFEFGRVGYVPKALGRVHPKTGTPANALVVNMGIGILALLTGKTGEIITIACFGALTLYILSMITFFVLRKNEPHLERPFKVPLYPLFPATALVIATIAFVAITWYNPMLALVYFGLLIIAYIWFKLTYKES; via the coding sequence ATGGGAGAGACCAAACCGGAAAGCGTTGCAGTTGATAATAAGCTTGAACCTAAGCTCGGGCCGCTGATGCTCTGGGGGCTTGGCGTTGGCTACGTCATCTCTGGTATGTACTTCGGCTGGAACCTGGGCCTGGCGGAGGGTGGAACGCTCGGGTTGGCCATTGCCACCTTCTTCATCATCATTATGTACGTCACGTTCACTTTCAGCTACACTGAGCTGGCCTGTGCTATTCCAAAGGCAGGAGGGGCGTTCGACTATGCTAACCGGGCACTTGGTAAAAATCTTGGTTTCCTCACAGGAATGGCTCAGAATATAGAGTTCATTTTTGCGCCTCCGGCCATTGCAGCAGCCATCGGTGCCTATTTTCATATTTTCTTTCCTGCCATCGATACCGTGCTGATTGCTTTGGCTGCCTATGTTATTTTCACATCTCTTAATATCGTCGGTGTCAGGGCGGCAGCTACTTTTGAGCTCGTCATTACTATCCTGGCCGTAGTGGAACTGTTGATTTTTGCTGGGGTGACACTGCCTGCTTTTGAATTCAAAAACCTACAAACAAATTCACTACCCAATGGATTTCAGGGCATTTTTGCCGCTCTACCTTTCGCTATATGGTTTTTTCTTGCCATCGAAGGGGTAGCCAATGTGGCCGAGGAGGCCAGAAATCCACAACGCAGCATACTCATTGGTTTCGGCTCAGCTATTTTTACGCTGGTGGTGCTCTGTGTCCTTACGTTTGTATCATCGGTGGGTGTGGCGGGATGGGAGGCCATCGTATTTCCCGAAGGAGGCACCACTGCCTCAGATTCGCCCTTGCCACTTGCGCTTGGGAAAATAGTTGGGAATGAGCATATTCTGTATCACCTGCTGATTACGGTTGGCCTTTTTGGCCTGGTAGCATCGTTTCATGGCATTATTCTGGCAGCAGGTCGCTCTACTTTTGAGTTTGGAAGGGTAGGCTATGTGCCCAAAGCTCTGGGCAGGGTGCACCCTAAAACCGGTACACCTGCGAATGCGCTGGTGGTAAATATGGGCATTGGGATATTAGCGCTGCTCACCGGAAAAACTGGCGAAATCATCACCATTGCGTGTTTCGGTGCGTTGACACTCTACATTTTGTCGATGATTACCTTCTTTGTGCTCAGGAAAAATGAACCCCACCTCGAGCGCCCGTTCAAAGTGCCGTTGTATCCTTTATTTCCTGCAACTGCGTTAGTAATAGCAACGATAGCTTTTGTGGCCATCACGTGGTACAATCCAATGTTGGCCCTGGTCTATTTCGGACTGCTAATTATCGCTTATATTTGGTTTAAGCTCACCTATAAAGAATCGTGA
- the creD gene encoding cell envelope integrity protein CreD, producing MENETTPLEKVNNWIKNSVMLKLATITILVLLLLIPTSMITSIISEREFLNNAAVSEVSGKWADSQLVNGPILTIPLVYEYLKDDKIVESVKYWHVLPKSLDINGTVDPEKLRRGIYEIVVYRSALAVNGSFVLDKMPDENNLKTIRWGQAFLTIGISDLRGIEDDVIVKWNNRDLKVEPGSRISDIAYAGFTVAVPDLTDAFGKDLAFGFDLKLQGSQNLSFTPLGSNTNIKLTSAWPSPSFNGNFIPDDRQVTEAGFSANWKVLQLNRNFPQSWIGSGEAEKLQNSAFGVDLILPLDDYQKSMRSAKYAIMTIVLTFLIFFLVEILNGRKIHPFQYTLVGLALSLFYILLISISEHTNFNLAYAVSTCAIVGMISLYSMSVFKMPKLSMLLVATLIGIYGFLFVTLQLADYALLMGSIGLTIILAITMYFTRNINWYKLNIATE from the coding sequence ATGGAAAATGAAACCACTCCGCTAGAAAAAGTAAACAACTGGATTAAGAATTCAGTGATGCTAAAGCTTGCTACCATTACCATTTTGGTGCTGCTGCTCTTAATTCCCACATCAATGATCACCTCGATCATCAGCGAACGGGAGTTTCTCAATAATGCAGCTGTATCAGAAGTCAGCGGCAAATGGGCCGATAGTCAGCTGGTGAATGGCCCTATCCTCACCATACCACTTGTGTACGAATACCTGAAGGACGACAAGATAGTGGAATCGGTAAAGTATTGGCATGTCCTGCCCAAGTCGCTCGACATCAACGGAACGGTTGATCCGGAGAAGCTCAGGCGGGGTATTTACGAAATTGTCGTTTACAGGTCTGCGCTGGCTGTGAATGGCAGCTTTGTGCTCGACAAAATGCCTGACGAAAACAACCTGAAGACCATTAGGTGGGGGCAGGCGTTTCTTACCATCGGCATATCAGACCTGAGAGGTATTGAAGACGATGTGATCGTTAAATGGAATAACCGTGACCTGAAAGTTGAGCCCGGCTCCCGTATTTCAGACATCGCCTATGCTGGCTTTACCGTCGCAGTACCTGACCTGACCGATGCCTTTGGAAAGGATCTCGCTTTTGGTTTTGATCTAAAGCTTCAGGGAAGCCAGAACCTGTCGTTCACTCCTCTTGGCAGTAACACCAACATCAAGCTGACGTCAGCATGGCCCAGCCCGAGCTTTAACGGCAATTTCATCCCTGACGACCGGCAAGTGACCGAAGCCGGCTTCTCTGCCAACTGGAAAGTGCTCCAACTTAACCGCAACTTCCCGCAATCGTGGATCGGCTCGGGAGAAGCCGAGAAGCTGCAAAATTCGGCCTTTGGTGTGGATCTCATCTTGCCCCTGGATGACTATCAGAAATCGATGCGGTCGGCCAAATATGCCATCATGACAATTGTGCTTACGTTCCTCATCTTCTTTCTGGTAGAGATACTCAACGGCCGAAAAATCCACCCTTTTCAATATACACTTGTGGGATTGGCTCTTTCCCTGTTCTATATCCTACTTATTTCGATTTCAGAACACACCAATTTCAACCTTGCCTATGCCGTGTCCACCTGTGCAATTGTCGGAATGATTTCGTTGTATTCGATGAGTGTATTTAAAATGCCAAAGCTCTCCATGCTGCTGGTAGCTACGCTTATTGGTATCTATGGTTTTCTGTTTGTCACGCTTCAACTGGCCGACTATGCCCTGCTGATGGGTAGCATAGGACTCACCATTATTCTGGCCATCACTATGTACTTCACACGGAATATTAACTGGTATAAACTGAATATCGCTACTGAGTAA
- a CDS encoding VanZ family protein: protein MRYIPSLLFFAFICFIIVMADTNHKLGLMKIIEGVPLGDKVGHFMLFGFLAGLINVALRFRRLKWRLLDINMAGVLVLCFAIAEEFTQLAFANRTFELADMLSDVLGVWSFVMVSEWVWRRNESKNERRYKS, encoded by the coding sequence ATGAGATACATTCCGTCCCTCCTCTTTTTCGCTTTCATCTGCTTCATAATTGTAATGGCAGATACAAATCATAAGCTTGGTTTAATGAAGATTATTGAAGGTGTTCCCCTTGGCGACAAAGTGGGGCACTTTATGCTCTTTGGGTTTCTTGCAGGCCTGATTAACGTAGCACTCAGGTTCCGCCGTCTAAAATGGCGATTGCTAGACATCAATATGGCCGGCGTGCTGGTACTTTGCTTTGCTATTGCCGAGGAATTTACTCAGCTGGCTTTTGCCAATAGGACCTTTGAACTGGCTGATATGCTCAGCGACGTGCTGGGTGTTTGGAGTTTTGTGATGGTTTCGGAGTGGGTATGGAGAAGGAACGAATCGAAGAACGAACGAAGGTATAAATCGTAG
- a CDS encoding type II toxin-antitoxin system HicA family toxin, whose translation MSKLPIINSTTFELLLLSLGFEIKRQKGRHVFYRHPDGRYTTLPRHKSTDRHQPVFN comes from the coding sequence GTGAGCAAGCTTCCTATTATCAATTCAACGACATTTGAACTACTGCTTTTGTCGCTCGGCTTTGAGATAAAAAGACAAAAAGGAAGACATGTTTTTTACCGGCACCCGGATGGAAGATATACAACACTCCCACGCCACAAGAGTACAGACAGACATCAGCCGGTCTTTAACTAG
- a CDS encoding winged helix-turn-helix domain-containing protein: MKELLKDLNKAFENKIRLGIMSALMVNDAIDFNSLKGLLDVTDGNLATHLKSLETSTYISVQKEFIERKPNTKYMATSEGKEAFVKHIKAIEQLLK; the protein is encoded by the coding sequence GTGAAAGAACTGCTGAAAGATTTGAACAAGGCGTTTGAAAACAAAATCCGTCTGGGCATTATGTCTGCCCTGATGGTCAACGATGCTATTGATTTCAACTCACTCAAAGGCCTCCTCGATGTTACAGATGGCAATCTGGCGACTCACCTGAAGTCACTGGAAACAAGCACTTACATTTCTGTCCAAAAGGAGTTTATTGAACGAAAACCCAACACCAAATACATGGCCACGTCGGAAGGAAAAGAAGCTTTTGTTAAACATATCAAGGCCATTGAACAGCTTTTGAAGTAA
- a CDS encoding type II toxin-antitoxin system HipA family toxin, with protein MADKTDIWVYAHWLGMEEPRCIGILSALQTKGRKAFTFAYDEHWIASQERLLLDPDIMWYKGPQYPKDKENFGVFLDSMPDTWGKTLMRRRAALNAQDLAKAAPTLYEVDFLLGVHDLSRMGALRFKKDPDGNFLDDDPSSPTPPWATVRELQYGASIIEADHDTAEIRKWLAMLIVPGSSLGGARPKANILDETGHPWIAKFPSKNDTIDKGAWEYLTYRLAVDAGIDMALSKMEKVAGNYHTFFTKRFDRQKQDRIHFASAMTMTGKNEELNRDETPSYLDIVEFIQFSGTHVTEDLAQLWRRLVFNILISNTDDHLRNHGFILTNDGWRLSPAFDLNPSVEKNGLALNIDMHSNVLDLDLARSVGVYFRLSEKEMNIIIDEVKSSVSNWKTIATEVGISRNEQILMRGAFGV; from the coding sequence ATGGCTGACAAAACAGATATATGGGTATATGCACACTGGTTGGGTATGGAAGAACCGAGATGCATAGGTATATTATCTGCCTTGCAAACCAAGGGGAGAAAAGCATTTACTTTCGCCTACGATGAACACTGGATTGCCTCTCAGGAACGACTTCTCCTCGATCCGGACATCATGTGGTACAAAGGGCCACAATACCCCAAAGACAAAGAAAACTTTGGTGTTTTCCTCGATTCAATGCCAGATACCTGGGGCAAGACATTGATGAGACGCAGAGCAGCATTAAACGCACAAGACCTGGCAAAAGCAGCACCTACTCTTTACGAGGTAGATTTTTTATTAGGTGTGCATGACCTTAGTCGTATGGGAGCGTTGCGGTTCAAAAAAGATCCCGATGGCAACTTTCTGGACGACGATCCTTCATCGCCAACACCCCCATGGGCAACAGTAAGAGAATTGCAATACGGAGCTTCAATAATCGAAGCTGATCATGATACTGCTGAAATCAGGAAATGGCTGGCCATGTTGATAGTTCCTGGCTCTTCGTTGGGCGGTGCCCGACCCAAAGCGAATATTTTAGACGAGACTGGCCATCCGTGGATTGCAAAATTCCCTTCCAAAAATGACACCATCGACAAAGGTGCCTGGGAATACCTCACTTACCGCCTGGCAGTTGATGCAGGCATTGATATGGCATTGTCAAAAATGGAAAAGGTGGCTGGAAATTATCATACTTTTTTCACCAAACGCTTTGACCGCCAAAAACAAGATCGTATTCATTTTGCTTCCGCCATGACGATGACAGGGAAAAATGAGGAACTGAACAGGGATGAAACACCTTCTTATTTAGACATAGTTGAGTTCATCCAGTTTTCCGGCACTCACGTAACAGAGGATCTGGCTCAGCTTTGGCGGCGACTTGTCTTCAATATTTTAATTTCAAATACAGATGACCACTTAAGAAATCATGGTTTTATATTGACCAATGACGGGTGGCGCCTGTCACCAGCTTTTGACCTAAATCCTTCTGTTGAAAAAAATGGCCTGGCCCTCAACATTGATATGCATAGCAACGTCCTGGATTTAGACCTGGCTAGATCTGTTGGTGTTTATTTCAGACTATCTGAGAAAGAAATGAACATTATTATTGATGAAGTGAAATCGTCGGTCAGCAACTGGAAAACAATTGCCACAGAGGTCGGCATTTCCAGAAATGAGCAAATCCTCATGCGGGGTGCTTTCGGTGTGTGA